Proteins from a genomic interval of Lolium perenne isolate Kyuss_39 chromosome 1, Kyuss_2.0, whole genome shotgun sequence:
- the LOC127341816 gene encoding uncharacterized protein, giving the protein MAATTLTMKLLVDSSPPRPRVVFAEAGKDTVDFLFSLLAMPSGTAVKLLGMESMVGSIANLYASIEKLGDPYMEPGATKEAFLCPTVLSPAASPKSSLLCLPGPPSAPKSFYRCDRGGLYSSCRNYVTNDRGARCPACGSQMIYDSRYVSSGTVTQEAKGFVQGGMATYTVTDDLMIFPMSNISNMAMLNTVAVRNLSALQEKTVQIGYEEGLAIVKASLQSKTVLTDVFLRKKPNSSTPSLSNNDRSLPWGA; this is encoded by the exons ATGGCAGCAACCACGCTCACCATGAAGCTCCTCGTCGATTCCAGCCCGCCGCGCCCACGCGTGGTGTTCGCGGAGGCCGGCAAGGACACGGTCGACTTCCTCTTCTCCCTCCTCGCCATGCCTTCCGGCACAGCCGTGAAGTTGCTGGGGATGGAGTCCATGGTCGGCAGCATCGCCAACCTCTACGCCAGTAtcgagaagcttggcgacccttaCATGGAGCCTGGCGCAACCAAGGAGGCTTTCCTCTGCCCCACCGTGCTATCCCCTGCGGCGAGCCCCAAGAGCTCCCTCTTATGCTTGCCGGGGCCGCCCTCGGCTCCGAAGAGTTTTTATAGATGTGACCGTGGTGGTTTGTACAGCAGCTGCCGAAACTACGTGACGAACGACAGAGGTGCTCGCTGCCCTGCCTGTGGAAGCCAGATGATTTATGATTCCCGGTATGTGTCATCCGGAACTGTTACCCAAGAAGCCAAAGGGTTCGTGCAGGGCGGCATGGCGACGTACACGGTGACGGACGATCTCATGATCTTTCCCATGTCGAACATCTCCAACATGGCGATGCTCAACACCGTCGCAGTAAGGAACCTTAGCGCACTCCAGGAGAAGACCGTGCAGATCGGGTACGAGGAG GGGTTAGCGATTGTGAAGGCCTCTCTGCAGTCCAAGACTGTCCTCACTGATGTTTTCCTTCGCAAGAAGCCGAACAGCAGCACCCCTTCGTTGTCTAACAACGATAGGTCCCTCCCCTGGGGTGCTTGA